A segment of the Halovivax limisalsi genome:
GACGACGGCGGATCACTCGCTCACTCTCACCCGTTTCACAACGGAGAGAAACGCCGGCTCGCGGCCGACGGCATCTCCACACGATCGAGGCGGGGCGCTAACGGGATCGGTTCCCGTCCACCGCCGCGAGTCGGGTCCTGACGAACGTTCCCGCGGGAGCGCTATCGGGAAGGTAGGCCGCTCGGCCGCCGCACTCGCGGATCCCGCTGCACCGCTCGACCCGGGGCGTGAGCGCCCGCACCGTCCCGTCGTCGGTCTCGACCGGCAGTTCGAGCCGGTAGCTGAAACTGTTGCCCGGGCCGCGGTCGACGAACAGGGTCAGCATGACGTCCTCCCGGTCCCCGGCGGGAACCGGCTCGGTGGCCGACCAGGCCGGCCCGTCCAGGCGAACCTCGCCGTCGCTGACGAGCAGCCGGGCGTCCGTCGCGTTCGCGACGTCTCCGGAGATCCAGGTTTCGCTCCCCTCGTCGGTCCTCACGGTCGCGGTGACGCTGGCGGCTGCCTCCGGGACGCCGACGGTGGCGTTCACGGCGATCGTCTCCCCCTCGACGCGGTCGACGCGCTGGAGGCGAGCGCCGGCCGGCGAGTTCGCCCACGGCGCCCAGCTTCCGCGGTACGCGAACCGGTACAGCGAGCGATCGGGATAGGCGTCGGCCACGTCGAACGGTCGTCCCTCCAGCGCGTAGACGCGGTCGCCGTCCAGCCCGGGGCCGTTGTACAGCGCCTGAAACGGGTGGGCGAGCCAATCGCCGTACGGCGTCGGGAGAAACACGAGCGCGGGCTCCTCGACCGCGTCGCCCTCGAAGGGGGCGTAGACCCGCTCGTAGGTCTCGGTGATTTCCTGGTTTCGCTCGAGAGGCTCCGCGAGGTTCGCCGACGTCGCACCGCCGGCGACGAGCGCGCCCACGAGCACGGTCGCGACGAGCGCGGCGCGAACGCCGCGTGGCGACAGGAACGCGGCGCTCCGGCGTCGAACGACGCCGACCAGCGCCAGCGCGCCGACGGCCGCGAAGGCGGCGACCGGGAGCAGGAGGTCGAAGTGATAGTAGGGGCCGTGGGTGGCGATCAGGCCGTCGCCCGCGCGATCGAGGTCGCCGAGGACGTTGAGGTTCCCCCAGAAGTAGACGTTACCGACGGCGATCGTGAGCGCCTGCCCGGCGAGGATCGCCGTTCGCGGGGTGAGGCCGCGACGAACGACGACCGCGAACCCGACCGCGGCCAGCCCCGCGCCCGCGGCGCCGCCGACGAACCACTTCGTGAGGAACGCCTCGAGCACGAGGGCGTTCGACCGCAACGCGAGCTCGGGCGTGTACTCGATCGCGTGTCCGAGGATCTCCCGGTGGCCGAAGCCCAGCCCGTCCAGCGGGGCGAAGGCTTCGTAGGGAAACAGGAGCGGCGAGCCGGTGACGGCGGCGTTATACGCGAGCGTCAGGCCGACGCCGGCCAGTCCGAGCGCGGCCGTCGCGACCTGCCTGGGGAGCGCGCGCCCGAAATCCCGCCGGAGCGTCCAGCAGGCGTGCCCGACGAACGGCGCCGCGAACAGGACGGCCGTGTACGGCCGCGCGAAGAAGGCCAGTCCGATCGCCGCCCCGGCGGCCCCGGCGAACCGAACGTCGCCCGTCCGGTCCGCGCGGAGGTAGCCGTACGCGAACGCCAGGTTGAGCATCGCCGTCGGCGCGTACGGCAGGAACACCGCCGTCTGGATCAGGAACAGCGGCGAACACAGCACCGCGGCGGCGGCGACGAGCCCTGCCCGTCGATCGAAGACCTCGGCGACGACCAGTGCCGCGAGCGCGACGATGGCGCTCGCGATCCCCGCCAGCGCGAGTCGGAGACCGCCGGCGAGTTCCCCGAGCGCGAATATCGCCGCGGGAACGGGCGTGTACTTCGGGTAGAGCCGGTCTCCGTCCTCGACGAAGAACCAGGGGCGAAAGACCCCCTCGACCGGCGGTCGGACGAACAACTGCCCCTCGAGCACCATCGCCGCCTGCTGGAGGTAGACCGCCTCGTCGTGGTTGAGCGAGTGGTAGGGAAAGGTTCGGGTCGCGAGCAGCCAGGCGACGACGGCACCGACGAGCGCCAGGAGGGCCACGACGACCCGCCACGGTCGATCTCTCACGGCGGCGGTTCGCTCCGCCCCCTCGTCCCGTTTCACGCCGTTGTCCGCTCCGGTGAGTCCCATCAGTCTCACGGTGTCACCTCCCGTCCCGCGCGAGTATCACGACCATCGACAGCCCCGAGATCCCCACGAGAACGAGCGCCGGCACCGCGGCCTGACCGTAGTGGCCGGTCTCCTCGACCCGCCAGATGTACGTCACGAGCGTGTCGAACCCGAGCGGGCGCAGCATGAGCGTCGCCGGGAGCTCCTTCATCGTCGTGAGAAACACCAGCGCGGCGCCGGCCGCCACGCCGGGGATGATCAGCGGGAGCGTCACCGACCGAAACGCCGCGAGCCGGGATCGCCCCAGCGTGCGAGCGGCCTCGACGAGTGTGCGGTCGACCTGTCGCGTCGAGGTCCGGATCGAGCCGATCGCCTGCGGCATGAACCGGACCACGTAGGCGAATATCAGGAGCGGGACGGTCTTGTAGATCGACGGCAGCACGTCGAGGGTGAAACCGAGCAACGCGACCGCTAGGACGATCCCCGGCGTCGCGAATCCCACGTAGGGGACCCGATCCGCCAGCGCGGCCACCCGCGAGCCGGAGGTCGCCGACCCGATCGCGATCGGGAGCGCCACCAGAATCGAGGCGGCGGCGGCCAGCGCCGCGACGTAGGCCGAATTGAAGCCGTACTCCCAGTCGAAGGTCAGCCGGCCGATCTCGTAGCCGGGTCCGCCCGTGTGTAGCCACATCCAGTAAATGGCGACCGGGAGCACGATCGCCAGCAGGACGACCGTGATCGGCAACGCGAGCGCGAGGTACCGCCAGATCCCGAGGTCGAGATCGGCGCTCCCGCGGCTCCCGCCGCTCTCGTACGCGCCGGCGTCGTCGGCGCCGATGCGCGATTCGAGCGCCAGGATGATCGCGGTCACCGTCAGCAACTGCAGCGAGAGCAACGCGGCGTAGTCCAGGTCGTGGGCCTTTTGTCGGGCGTAGATGAACTGGGTGAACACCTCGACCCGCATGATGTTCGGCGTGCCGAAGTCCGCCAGCGCGTACAGCGCCACGAGCAGCGCGCCGGCCGCGATGCCGGGCAGGATCTGCGGGAGCGTGACCCGGCGAAACGCCTCCCACCGACCCGCGTTGAGCGTTCTGGCCGCCTCCACGAGCGAGCCGTCCATCGACAGCAGGGACGCTCGCGTGGTCAGGAAAACGTAGGGGTAGGTGTACAGCGTCAACACGAACGCGGCGCCGGCGAAGCCGTACACCGAGGGCAGGGCCGCAACACCGAGCGGGGCGAGGAAGCCGACGAGTTCGCCCCGCGGGCCGAACGCCGAGACGAACGCGAACGCGCCGAGATAGCTCGGGATCGCGAGCGGCAGCGCGACGAGGACGGTCCAGAACCGGGCGAACGGGATCGCCCCCTGCACCGTCAACAGCGCGAGCGGAACGCCGAGAAGGACGCTCCCGCCGGTCACGATCGCGACGAGTCCGACGCTCCGAACGAGGACCTCGATCGTCTGCGGATCGACGGCGAGTTCGAGCGCACGCGTGCCGAGTCTGGCGGCGTCGAACACCAGCCAGAGCAGCGGGAGCGTGAGAACGGCCGCGATGGCCGCGGCGAGCAGGACGAGTCCGACGTCGGCGGCGCTGCCGGCGCTATCGCCGTCCGCTCGGTCGACCGCGTTCGCGACGCGTTCCCGAACCCTCATCCGGAGACGCCGGCCTCGTCCATCAGTTCGAGGGTCGGCTCGAGGTCGGAGAGCTCCGCGAGGTCGATCTCCGGCGGGTTCAGCTCGTCGACCGTCGGCAGGCCGCCGACGGGTTCGACGCCCTCGATCATCGGGTAGGCGAAGCTGATCGTCGCGAAGTACTCCTGGGCCTCGGCCGAGAGCAGGTGGCGGACGAAGTCGTCGACCAGGTCGCCGCGCTCGGTTCCCTCGATCTTCAGCGCGCCCGCGATGTTGATCAGCGCCCCGGCGTCGCCCTCGGTGAAGGCCAGGTCGATCGGGGCGTCAGGCCGCCCGTTCTTGACCCGCATCGCGTAGTAGTGGTTCGCGAAGCCGCCGTACAGCGATCCGTCGGCGACCGCCTCCGAGACGGCGTACTCGTTGCCGTAGCGTTCGGTCCCGGCGTCTTTCATGGCGGCCAGCCACTGGCGCGTCTCGTCGTCTCCCCGGAGGAGTCGCATCGCGGTGACGAACGACTTGAACGCGCCGTAGGTCGGCGCCCAGCCCATCGACCCCTGGAAGGGCTCGAAGTCCGGGAAGTCCTGGACGGTGTCCGGGATGTCGGATTCGCTCAGCTCGTCGGTGTTGTACGGCACGGCGCGGGCGCGGCCGGCGACGCCGGCCCACGCGTTGTCGTCCCCGACGAACTGGTCGTTGCCGACCGCGTCCACCGCCTCGTCGGACAGCGGCTCGTAGGCGTCGTTTTCGGCGACGTAGCCGAGCGAACTGGCGTCGATCGACCAGAACACGTCGGCCTGCGTCGCGCCGGCGTCGACCTCCTGGACGATGCTCTGGGCCAGCGACGCGGAGTCGTTGTCGGTCGGGTGGACCTCGAAGTCCGAGTACATGTTCTGGAGCATCTCCACGAACTCGTAGTAGATGCCACCCTCGCCGCCGCCGATGTAGAGTGCCAGGTCGCCGGAGAGGTCCGGCAGGTCCTCGATCGAGGTACCGCCCGGTGCCGGTCGCCCTTCCACCAGCGATCCCGAGCCCCGGAACTCCGCGAGCGACGGGATGGCGACGGACTGGTCGTCGTCCTCGCCGAGCAGTTGGTTGCAACCCGCAATCGATGCCACACCGACCGCCGAACAGGCCTGTAGCGCGCGCCGGCGCGACAAGATTCGGTTTGTATCGTCGTCCATCATATTCCTTTTAGGTCAACCTAAAGCCATATAGCTGACGATTTAATCGTCCGCGAGGACCGCCGAGCGGTCGTTTTCGAGACCGGCCGACGGCCGGAGCGTCGCCAGGCAGTCCAGCCAGTCGAGCATGTACTCGCCGACGTGGGTCAGGAAATCGCCGTTCGTGAACTCGTCCCAGTCCCCGCGCGCGAGTTCGTGGCCCATCGCCTCGAAGACGGCGGCGTAGGAGTCGGCGCCGTCGCCCACATCGTCGATCAGCTGCCAGAGGTGCTCGTTGAGTTCGAGCCCCGGCACCTCGTTGTTGAGGTCGTCGAACGTGCTGCGCGGGGCCTTGTTGTGCTCGCAGAGCGGGTCGCCGTTGTAGATCCGTTTCCCGAGCACGTCGCAGGCTCGCTTGAGGAAGACGCCGGACCAGATGTCGTCGAACCGGCCGACGTCCCACGCGTTGTCGTCCATCGGCAGCTGGTAGAACGCCGGGATCACCTCGCGCCGGAATGCGAGGTTCATCGAGCAGACGGTGAGGTAGTTACCGCGCGCGGCGACGAAGTCGTCGCCGAAGTCCGCCCGCGTCGTCCTGGTCTCGGCCTGTCCCTGCAGGTCGCCGTCCATCAGGATGCGGACCGCGTCGAGGTCCGGCACGTTGGTCCAGAGACCCTGCGAGGCGACGACCTGGCCGGCGTCGACCTCGGCCGTGCCCGTCTCGACCGTCTCGTCCATCGCGGCGTAGGGATAGCCGCGCGGATAGAGGCCGTGCTCGTCGGCGTTCTGGTAGAGGACGTTGACCCAGTTCTCGTCGGAGGCCACTTCCTCGATCTCGCCCGCGAACGCGAGGTTCGTCATGTGGGTGCCGAAGAAGTCCACGTCCTCGTGCGGGAGCGTGTCGTCGTCGATGAAGACGCCGTACTCGAAACCCTCGTTCGCCCACATATAGAGGAGGCCGAAGCTCGTCTCGGCGTGACTCGCCGCGGGGACGACGTGACCGAACTGCTCGACGCCGTGCTCGGCGTACCACGCCTCGCGCCGGCTGCCGTCGAAGACCTCGCCAGAGACGCCGAGATCGTCGAGCATCGCCTCCATCTCGTCGGTCTCGCAGAAGTCCTCCGTGACCAGCAAGAAGTGCAGGCGCGAGACGTCGAACCCGTGAGTTCGGGCGTTCTCCACGTAGGAACGCAAACACTCGTACTCCCTGATCGTGGGGACGATAACGCAGATATCTGGTGCCATTGCTCGCACTTTTTTAGGCGAGCCTAAAAAGTGTGCCGATCGCCGTCGGCCGGCTCCGAACCCGTTCGGACGTCCGCGGCGGAGAGACCGAGCCCGAACGCGGCGAGTGCACCACCACACAACGTGAGGACGTTCTTCAGCGCGTGATCGAGGATGGCCGCCGCGAGCGCCGCCCCCGCGCCGATCGGCGCGAGGGCGACCACGATCGCGGTGAACGCCGCCTCGTAGAGGCCGATCCCGCCCTGCGAGAGCGGGAGGACCTTCGCGAGGTTCCCGACGCTCACCGCGATCGACCCCACGACGATCACCGACGGCCCCGCGAGGTCGGGTTCGACGGCGAGCAGCACCAGGACGGCCGTCGCGGCGTCGAGGAGCCAGATCGCGAGGCTCGACGCGCCGACGACGAACAGCGTTCGCGGGCGTTCGATCACTCGCCCGACGTCTCCCGCGAACCGGCGGATCCAGTCGGCCGCGCTCGCAAGCCGCGTCGATCCGGTTGCTCGTACCCGCAGCCAATCCCCGGCCCGCGTGCCGAGACGCGTCCGCGACACGAGTGCGAGGACGAAACAGAGACCGACCGCCAGCAGTGCCACGATTCCGGCGGCGACGACGACCGTCTCCGACCGATCGGTCGCGGCGACCAGCGTCGCCGGTTCGGCCCCATCGCCCAGCAGGAGCCAGCCGACGGCGCCGCAGGCGATCGCGGTGATCGCGAGTAGATCGAAGAGCCGTTCGACGGCGAGGGCAGCGATCCCCGCACTGTAGGGGACGTCGGACGTGCGGTTTACGACGTAGGCGCGCACGGGATCGCCCGCGCGTGCCGGAACGACGAGGTTCGCCGCCTGACTCACGAAAACGGCCGCCGTCGACAGGACAGTGTCGACGCCGGCGGAAAGCGGCGAGAGCAGATCGGCGTATCGGCGCCCGCGCAGCGGCCACGACGCGGCGTAGACGACGGCGGCGAGAGCCAGTCCCATCGGGTCGGCGCTCGCCACCGCGTCGACCACGGCGCCGTTTCCGAGCCGCCGCGCGACGACGACGAGCGCGCCGACCAGGAGCAGCGAACCGAGAATCGGTCCGTACCGCCGACCGAGCCGCACCAGGCGGTCGCGTGGCGTCGACCGGTCGGACCCGGCTCCCGGCGTCTGAACGCCCATATTCGGTCTGTCCGTCCCAGATATTTAAGCGCACCTAAAACGAGAGCGTGGCCGGAGGTCGGGGGGTCGAACGCACGATCTGGCGGTTCTCTCCGGTCGCCAGCAGCTTCGTCCCACGACCCTCACTCCCGCACTTCGTCGAGCAACTCCCGCGTAGCCGTCCTGACCGCTTCGTCGCTCGAGCGGTCGGGCTCCCAGCCGAGGGCCGAGAGCTTCTCGATCGAGAGGCGCATCTTCGGGACGTCCCCGGTCCAGCCGCGATCGCCGCCGGTGTACTCGAACGCCGGATCCAGGCCCATCTCGTCGGCGACGATGGCTGCGATCCGATCGACGGACGTCGTCGTTCTGGTGCCCAGGTTGAACGTGTTGATCGGCGCGTCGGTGTGCGAGACGACGTGCTCGATGGCGTCCAGGCAGTCCTCGACGTGGAGGTAGGACTTCTCCTGGCGGCCGTCCCCGAGGATGGTCAGCGTCTCCGGATCCGCACGCAGTTTCTCGATGAAGTCCGGAATCACGGCCCCGCGCAGCCGCGGACCGACGACGTTCGCGAACCGAACGTTCCACACGGTCAGGTCCTGCGTGTGCGCCGAGGCCGAGAGGAGCGATTCGTCCGCGAGTTTGCTCGCGCCGTAGGCGCTGATCGGCTCCAGCGGCGCGTAGTCCTCCGGCGTGGGTCGCGGCGCCTCGCCGTAGACCGTGGAGGAGGAGGTGTAGAGCAACGCGGAGACGTCGGCGTCCGCCATCGCTTCGAGCACCGTCCGCGTCATGCGGGTGTTGTCGTGAAACTGCCGGTAGGGCCGGTCGGTGTCGACGTGTTTCGACGCGGCCAGGTGTGCAACCAGATCCACGTCGGATAGGAGTCCGTCGAGGGCGTCCGGTTCGCGGAGGTCGGTCTCGACGAGTTCGGCCGCGTCCGGCACCTGGTCGGCGTCGCCGTTCGAACAGTCGTCGACCACCCGGACCGACACGCCCTCCGCCAGCAATCGGCGAGTCAAGTGCGAGCCGACGAAGCCGGCACCGCCCGTCACGAGGACCCGTTCCACGGCTGGTTTCATGGCTCAGCATTTTCTCGGCGGGAAATAACGCTGCTGTTCTCGCACCGAGGAGCCGGTCGACCACCCGGGTTCCGTCACCGGCAGACCTGTCGCCGGGGCAGAACGACCGCTTTCGTTCCACTTAAACACCGCCGGATGGGATTCCTCGTCGGACGAGTTACATTGGTAAACAGTCACACTGTGTCGCGTCGCCCCCGTGCTATCGTGCGGTTTTCCCGGCCGCACACCGCGGCCCCCCGCGAGCGC
Coding sequences within it:
- a CDS encoding extracellular solute-binding protein, whose amino-acid sequence is MDDDTNRILSRRRALQACSAVGVASIAGCNQLLGEDDDQSVAIPSLAEFRGSGSLVEGRPAPGGTSIEDLPDLSGDLALYIGGGEGGIYYEFVEMLQNMYSDFEVHPTDNDSASLAQSIVQEVDAGATQADVFWSIDASSLGYVAENDAYEPLSDEAVDAVGNDQFVGDDNAWAGVAGRARAVPYNTDELSESDIPDTVQDFPDFEPFQGSMGWAPTYGAFKSFVTAMRLLRGDDETRQWLAAMKDAGTERYGNEYAVSEAVADGSLYGGFANHYYAMRVKNGRPDAPIDLAFTEGDAGALINIAGALKIEGTERGDLVDDFVRHLLSAEAQEYFATISFAYPMIEGVEPVGGLPTVDELNPPEIDLAELSDLEPTLELMDEAGVSG
- a CDS encoding ABC transporter permease, coding for MRVRERVANAVDRADGDSAGSAADVGLVLLAAAIAAVLTLPLLWLVFDAARLGTRALELAVDPQTIEVLVRSVGLVAIVTGGSVLLGVPLALLTVQGAIPFARFWTVLVALPLAIPSYLGAFAFVSAFGPRGELVGFLAPLGVAALPSVYGFAGAAFVLTLYTYPYVFLTTRASLLSMDGSLVEAARTLNAGRWEAFRRVTLPQILPGIAAGALLVALYALADFGTPNIMRVEVFTQFIYARQKAHDLDYAALLSLQLLTVTAIILALESRIGADDAGAYESGGSRGSADLDLGIWRYLALALPITVVLLAIVLPVAIYWMWLHTGGPGYEIGRLTFDWEYGFNSAYVAALAAAASILVALPIAIGSATSGSRVAALADRVPYVGFATPGIVLAVALLGFTLDVLPSIYKTVPLLIFAYVVRFMPQAIGSIRTSTRQVDRTLVEAARTLGRSRLAAFRSVTLPLIIPGVAAGAALVFLTTMKELPATLMLRPLGFDTLVTYIWRVEETGHYGQAAVPALVLVGISGLSMVVILARDGR
- a CDS encoding NAD-dependent epimerase/dehydratase family protein → MKPAVERVLVTGGAGFVGSHLTRRLLAEGVSVRVVDDCSNGDADQVPDAAELVETDLREPDALDGLLSDVDLVAHLAASKHVDTDRPYRQFHDNTRMTRTVLEAMADADVSALLYTSSSTVYGEAPRPTPEDYAPLEPISAYGASKLADESLLSASAHTQDLTVWNVRFANVVGPRLRGAVIPDFIEKLRADPETLTILGDGRQEKSYLHVEDCLDAIEHVVSHTDAPINTFNLGTRTTTSVDRIAAIVADEMGLDPAFEYTGGDRGWTGDVPKMRLSIEKLSALGWEPDRSSDEAVRTATRELLDEVRE
- a CDS encoding lysylphosphatidylglycerol synthase transmembrane domain-containing protein produces the protein MGVQTPGAGSDRSTPRDRLVRLGRRYGPILGSLLLVGALVVVARRLGNGAVVDAVASADPMGLALAAVVYAASWPLRGRRYADLLSPLSAGVDTVLSTAAVFVSQAANLVVPARAGDPVRAYVVNRTSDVPYSAGIAALAVERLFDLLAITAIACGAVGWLLLGDGAEPATLVAATDRSETVVVAAGIVALLAVGLCFVLALVSRTRLGTRAGDWLRVRATGSTRLASAADWIRRFAGDVGRVIERPRTLFVVGASSLAIWLLDAATAVLVLLAVEPDLAGPSVIVVGSIAVSVGNLAKVLPLSQGGIGLYEAAFTAIVVALAPIGAGAALAAAILDHALKNVLTLCGGALAAFGLGLSAADVRTGSEPADGDRHTF
- a CDS encoding alpha-1 4-glucan-protein synthase, yielding MAPDICVIVPTIREYECLRSYVENARTHGFDVSRLHFLLVTEDFCETDEMEAMLDDLGVSGEVFDGSRREAWYAEHGVEQFGHVVPAASHAETSFGLLYMWANEGFEYGVFIDDDTLPHEDVDFFGTHMTNLAFAGEIEEVASDENWVNVLYQNADEHGLYPRGYPYAAMDETVETGTAEVDAGQVVASQGLWTNVPDLDAVRILMDGDLQGQAETRTTRADFGDDFVAARGNYLTVCSMNLAFRREVIPAFYQLPMDDNAWDVGRFDDIWSGVFLKRACDVLGKRIYNGDPLCEHNKAPRSTFDDLNNEVPGLELNEHLWQLIDDVGDGADSYAAVFEAMGHELARGDWDEFTNGDFLTHVGEYMLDWLDCLATLRPSAGLENDRSAVLADD